One genomic window of Arachis hypogaea cultivar Tifrunner chromosome 8, arahy.Tifrunner.gnm2.J5K5, whole genome shotgun sequence includes the following:
- the LOC112707719 gene encoding clustered mitochondria protein isoform X2 — protein sequence MAGKSSKGRSRKGTSNHNNSNGSITNGNVNNNTVSDDVSNSLKHVPAKDNNAAIANSENENGKPDSIAAETESAFSSNPQNVKEEVTHNSEAQLMQGEDNLYAVPVKTLTGEKLEVQLNPGDSIIDVRQFLLDSPEMGFITCYDLILHTKDGSSHHLEDYNELSDVADITTGGCSLEVVPAMYDDRSIRAHVHRTRDVFSLSNVRASFSSVIAKQNETLQNRAANSRVSDSSKTEVRDLDGLGFMEDPSGSLGNLLPSPLKDVKCVESIVFSSFNPPPSYRRLVGDLIYLDVVTLEGNAFCITGTTRVFYVNSSTANNFDWKPSKATWEATTLIALLQKISPKFKKAFREILDRRRAYHPFENLQSLLPPNSWLGLYPVPDHTRDPARAENSLTLLYGSEPMGMQRDWNEELQSCREFPHTTLQERMIRDRARYKVTSDFVDAATNGAIGVINGCIPPINPSDPECFHMYVHNNIFFSFAVDADLEQLSKKSTDSNSNIQSTEIRQDSENVSDSQVPNGGKSNGSSSEDLNNGVEAAQEISPEAQLAESEQATYASANNDLKGTIAYQEADVDGLYNLAMAIIDYRGHRVVAQSVLPGILQGDKSESLKYGSIDNGKKICWNEDFHSKVSEAAKCLHLKEHSVLDGSGNAFKLAAPVECKGIVGGDDRHYILDLLRVTPRDANYTGPGSRFCILRSELIAAFCQAQASEKSKSKETNSEGADNLATNFQNEADADNKELTNEKATENAEEVSSASAGDYDNCDEIVFNPNVFTEFKLAGSPEEIAADEDNVRKVGQYLTDVVIPKFIKVLWQLEVTPMDGQSLTETLHARGINVRYIGKVADGTKHLPHMWDLCTNEIVVRSSKHIIKDVLRDTEDHDLAPALSHLLNCIFGSCQAPAGKPDSNGIQSRTPKKEQQSAGKNSRGRARWKSKGGSRKSQPLYTKISSESLWSDIQEFAMTKYKFELPEDSRSRVKKICVIRNLCRKVGITVASRKYDLNSTAPFQPSDILDLCPVVRHSVPVCSDAKKLMDAAKSHMSAGLLNEAYNLFNEAFQILQQVTGPMHREVATCCRYLAMITYHAAEIDVAVAQQQRELIINETCLGLDHPDTAHSYANMALFYHGWEKTEFALPYMTRALLLLSLSSGSDHPDVAATFVNVAMMYQELKKMNISLRYLQEALKKNERLLGEKHIQTAVCYHALAIIFNSMGAFKLSLQHEKKTFEILVKQLGEDDPKTQESLNWINTFKIRELQARPEFVQAFQAVTDGGSGSSGAPTNKSVNAAMIAETLPRGRGVDQRAARAAAIARKKAAARGLVVRPQVQVQSHPPTLTPLFNIINSGVAPDVLGNGDVNGVKKNGVRSSDPADATKDQSVPQEQEQAPAGLGKGLASLDAKKQKSKPKPKVEA from the exons ATGGCTGGAAAATCAAGCAAGGGAAGGAGCAGAAAAGGAACCAGTAATCATAATAACAGTAACGGTAGTATTACGAATGGTAATGTTAATAATAATACTGTTTCCGATGACGTTTCAAATTCCTTGAAGCACGTTCCTGCAAAGGATAATAATGCTGCAATAGCAAACtcggaaaatgaaaatggaaaacctGATTCAATTGCGGCTGAAACTGAATCTGCATTTAGTTCTAATCCTCAGAACGTGAAGGAGGAAGTAACACATAATTCAGAGGCACAACTAATGCAAG GTGAGGATAATCTTTACGCCGTCCCTGTCAAAACACTAACCGGGGAAAAGCTTGAAGTACAA TTGAACCCGGGAGACAGCATCATTGATGTAAGGCAGTTCCTTCTTGATTCTCCAGAGATGGGCTTCATCACATGTTATGACCTGATCTTACACACAAAAGATGGATCCTCTCATCACCTGGAGGATTACAATGAACTTTCGGATGTGGCTGATATTACTACTGGTGGCTGCTCATTGGAAGTGGTTCCTG CAATGTATGATGATAGATCAATAAGGGCTCATGTTCACCGAACTAGAGATGTGTTTTCTCTTTCTAATGTCCGTGCTTCATTCTCATCCGTAATTGCAAAGCAGAATGAAACATTACAAAATAGAGCTGCAAACTCCAGAG TATCAGACTCTTCAAAAACTGAAGTTCGAGACCTTGACGGGCTTGGTTTTATGGAGGATCCTTCTGGTTCATTGGGTAATTTACTACCGTCCCCATTGAAAGATGTCAAGTGTGTGGAGAGCATAGTGTTTTCATCCTTCAATCCTCCTCCAAGCTATAGAAG GCTTGTTGGAGACTTGATTTATTTGGATGTGGTAACATTGGAGGGTAATGCATTTTGTATAACGGGAACTACAAGGGTGTTTTATGTCAACTCAAGCACAGCAAACAATTTTGACTGGAAGCCAAGTAAAGCTACATGGGAAGCAACAACTCTTATTGCTCTCTTACAAAAGATTAGCCCCAAGTTCAAGAAAG CTTTCCGTGAAATTTTGGATCGAAGACGGGCATATCATCCCTTTGAAAATTTGCAGTCCTTGCTGCCACCTAATTCGTGGCTTGGGTTATACCCAGTTCCCG ATCACACTCGTGATCCGGCCAGGGCTGAGAATTCATTGACCCTTTTATATGGAAGTGAACCAATGGGCATGCAAAGGGATTGGAACGAGGAGCTGCAATCTTGTCGAGAATTTCCTCATACAACTCTTCAGGAGAG GATGATAAGGGATAGAGCACGTTACAAGGTGACGTCAGACTTTGTTGATGCAGCAACTAATGGTGCTATTGGAGTGATCAACGGATGCATTCCTCCAATAAACCCAAGTGACCCGGAATGCTTTCACAT GTATGTACACaacaatatattttttagttttgctGTTGATGCCGACCTTGAGCAGCTCTCAAAGAAATCCACAGACTCCAATTCAAATATACAGAGCACAGAAATTCGGCAAGATTCTGAAAATGTTTCAGACTCTCAGGTTCCCAATGGGGGAAAAAGCAACGGTTCAAGTTCCGAAGATCTTAATAATGGGGTGGAAGCTGCTCAAGAGATCTCTCCTGAGGCACAGTTGGCTGAGAGTGAGCAGGCTACTTATGCTTCAGCAAATAATGATTTGAAAGGCACAATAGCTTACCAGGAAGCTGACGTGGATGGACTCTACAATCTTGCTATGGCTATAATTGACTACAGGGGTCACAGAGTGGTTGCTCAG AGTGTATTACCAGGCATTCTTCAAGGCGACAAGTCGGAGTCTCTTAAGTATGGCTCCATTGACAATGGAAAGAAAATTTGCTGGAATGAAGATTTTCATTCCAAG gTATCGGAGGCTGCCAAATGCCTTCATTTAAAAGAACACTCAGTCCTTGATGGATCTGGAAATGCTTTCAAATTAGCTGCACCAGTTGAATGCAAGGGAATTGTTGGCGGTGATGACAG GCACTATATCTTAGATTTGTTGCGGGTAACTCCTCGAGATGCAAACTACACTGGACCTGGTTCCCGATTTTGTATATTGAGATCAGAATTAATTGCTGCCTTTTGCCAG GCCCAAGCATCAGAGAAATCAAAATCCAAGGAGACTAATTCTGAAGGTGCAGATAACTTGGCCACTAATTTTCAAAATGAAGCTGATGCTGACAATAAG GAGTTAACAAATGAGAAGGCAACTGAGAATGCCGAAGAAGTTTCATCTGCGTCTGCTGGGGACTATGATAATTGTGATGAAATAGTTTTTAACCCTAATGTTTTCACTGAATTCAAACTAGCTGGGAGCCCAGAG GAAATTGCTGCTGATGAAGACAATGTGAGGAAAGTTGGTCAATATCTTACTGATGTGGTGATTCCAAAATTTATAAAAGTTCTTTGGCAGCTTGAAGTTACACCTATGGATGGCCAGTCATTAACAGAAACACTTCATGCTCGTGGAATTAATGTTCGGTATATTGGCAAA GTGGCTGATGGGACTAAACATCTTCCTCATATGTGGGATCTTTGCACTAACGAGATTGTTGTCAGATCATCCAAACATATTATCAAG GATGTGTTGAGAGACACAGAGGATCATGATCTTGCTCCTGCATTATCTCATTTGTTGAACTGCATATTTGGAAGTTGTCAAGCTCCTGCTGGGAAACCAGATTCAAATGGCATACAATCCAGAACTCCAAAAAAG GAGCAACAATCAGCAGGAAAAAATTCTAGAGGACGAGCACGATGGAAAAGCAAGGGGGGTTCAAGGAAGAGTCAACCTTTGTACACGAAAATAAGCTCTGAATCTCTATGGTCTGACATCCAAGAATTTGCAATGACCAAATACAAG TTTGAGTTACCCGAGGATTCAAGGTCACGTGTGAAGAAAATTTGTGTTATACGTAATCTTTGTCGGAAG GTTGGTATAACTGTTGCATCTCGTAAATATGATCTTAATTCTACAGCACCCTTCCAACCATCAGATATCTTGGATCTCTGTCCAGTTGTCAGGCATTCAGTTCCAGTTTGTTCAGATGCCAAGAAACTTATGGATGCAGCAAAAAGTCATATGTCAGCT GGATTACTCAATGAAGCTTACAATCTATTTAATGAGGCATTCCAAATTCTTCAACAG GTTACAGGTCCAATGCATCGTGAGGTTGCTACGTGCTGTCG GTATCTTGCAATGATTACGTATCATGCTGCAGAGATAGATGTGGCTGTTGCACAACAGCAAAGAGAGTTGATTATCAATGAGACTTGTCTTGGTCTAGATCATCCTGACACAGCTCAcag TTATGCTAATATGGCACTCTTCTATCATGGATGGGAAAAAACTGAATTTGCCCTTCCCTACATGACTCGTGCTTTGCTCCTGTTAAGTTTATCATCAGGCTCTGATCATCCTGATGTTGCCGCAACTTTCGTAAACGTAGCAATGATGTATCAGGAATTGAAAAAGATGAACATATCTCTTCGTTATCTACAAGAAGCTTTAAAGAAGAATGAACGGCTTCTTGGCGAGAAACATATTCAAACTGCTGTTTGTTATCATGCTCTTGCTATTATATTCAACTCTATGGGTGCATTCAAGCTCTCTCTGCAG CATGAGAAGAAAACATTTGAGATACTTGTCAAACAACTTGGCGAAGATGATCCGAAAACACAGGAGTCTCTAAACTGGATAAATACATTTAAGATTCGTGAGTTACAG GCACGTCCTGAGTTTGTACAAGCATTCCAAGCAGTTACAGATGGGGGATCTGGAAGTTCAGGTGCACCCACAAACAAATCTGTCAATGCCGCAATGATTGCTGAGACCCTCCCCAGGGGAAGGGGAGTCGATCAAAGGGCTGCACGTGCAGCTGCCATAGCTCGGAAGAAGGCAGCAGCCAGGGGCCTGGTGGTGCGCCCTCAAGTACAAGTACAATCACATCCTCCTACGCTCACACCGCTTTTCAACATCATAAATTCTGGCGTGGCTCCGGATGTTTTGGGCAATGGGGATGTCAATGGAGTAAAGAAGAATGGCGTTCGTTCAAGTGATCCAGCAGATGCTACAAAAGACCAATCAGTGccgcaagaacaagaacaagctccGGCTGGACTCGGGAAAGGGTTGGCATCGTTGGATGCAAAGAAACAGaaatcaaaaccaaaaccaaaggtTGAGGCTTGA
- the LOC112707719 gene encoding clustered mitochondria protein isoform X1, translated as MAGKSSKGRSRKGTSNHNNSNGSITNGNVNNNTVSDDVSNSLKHVPAKDNNAAIANSENENGKPDSIAAETESAFSSNPQNVKEEVTHNSEAQLMQGEDNLYAVPVKTLTGEKLEVQLNPGDSIIDVRQFLLDSPEMGFITCYDLILHTKDGSSHHLEDYNELSDVADITTGGCSLEVVPAMYDDRSIRAHVHRTRDVFSLSNVRASFSSVIAKQNETLQNRAANSRDSSKTEVRDLDGLGFMEDPSGSLGNLLPSPLKDVKCVESIVFSSFNPPPSYRRLVGDLIYLDVVTLEGNAFCITGTTRVFYVNSSTANNFDWKPSKATWEATTLIALLQKISPKFKKAFREILDRRRAYHPFENLQSLLPPNSWLGLYPVPDHTRDPARAENSLTLLYGSEPMGMQRDWNEELQSCREFPHTTLQERMIRDRARYKVTSDFVDAATNGAIGVINGCIPPINPSDPECFHMYVHNNIFFSFAVDADLEQLSKKSTDSNSNIQSTEIRQDSENVSDSQVPNGGKSNGSSSEDLNNGVEAAQEISPEAQLAESEQATYASANNDLKGTIAYQEADVDGLYNLAMAIIDYRGHRVVAQSVLPGILQGDKSESLKYGSIDNGKKICWNEDFHSKVSEAAKCLHLKEHSVLDGSGNAFKLAAPVECKGIVGGDDRHYILDLLRVTPRDANYTGPGSRFCILRSELIAAFCQAQASEKSKSKETNSEGADNLATNFQNEADADNKELTNEKATENAEEVSSASAGDYDNCDEIVFNPNVFTEFKLAGSPEEIAADEDNVRKVGQYLTDVVIPKFIKVLWQLEVTPMDGQSLTETLHARGINVRYIGKVADGTKHLPHMWDLCTNEIVVRSSKHIIKDVLRDTEDHDLAPALSHLLNCIFGSCQAPAGKPDSNGIQSRTPKKEQQSAGKNSRGRARWKSKGGSRKSQPLYTKISSESLWSDIQEFAMTKYKFELPEDSRSRVKKICVIRNLCRKVGITVASRKYDLNSTAPFQPSDILDLCPVVRHSVPVCSDAKKLMDAAKSHMSAGLLNEAYNLFNEAFQILQQVTGPMHREVATCCRYLAMITYHAAEIDVAVAQQQRELIINETCLGLDHPDTAHSYANMALFYHGWEKTEFALPYMTRALLLLSLSSGSDHPDVAATFVNVAMMYQELKKMNISLRYLQEALKKNERLLGEKHIQTAVCYHALAIIFNSMGAFKLSLQHEKKTFEILVKQLGEDDPKTQESLNWINTFKIRELQARPEFVQAFQAVTDGGSGSSGAPTNKSVNAAMIAETLPRGRGVDQRAARAAAIARKKAAARGLVVRPQVQVQSHPPTLTPLFNIINSGVAPDVLGNGDVNGVKKNGVRSSDPADATKDQSVPQEQEQAPAGLGKGLASLDAKKQKSKPKPKVEA; from the exons ATGGCTGGAAAATCAAGCAAGGGAAGGAGCAGAAAAGGAACCAGTAATCATAATAACAGTAACGGTAGTATTACGAATGGTAATGTTAATAATAATACTGTTTCCGATGACGTTTCAAATTCCTTGAAGCACGTTCCTGCAAAGGATAATAATGCTGCAATAGCAAACtcggaaaatgaaaatggaaaacctGATTCAATTGCGGCTGAAACTGAATCTGCATTTAGTTCTAATCCTCAGAACGTGAAGGAGGAAGTAACACATAATTCAGAGGCACAACTAATGCAAG GTGAGGATAATCTTTACGCCGTCCCTGTCAAAACACTAACCGGGGAAAAGCTTGAAGTACAA TTGAACCCGGGAGACAGCATCATTGATGTAAGGCAGTTCCTTCTTGATTCTCCAGAGATGGGCTTCATCACATGTTATGACCTGATCTTACACACAAAAGATGGATCCTCTCATCACCTGGAGGATTACAATGAACTTTCGGATGTGGCTGATATTACTACTGGTGGCTGCTCATTGGAAGTGGTTCCTG CAATGTATGATGATAGATCAATAAGGGCTCATGTTCACCGAACTAGAGATGTGTTTTCTCTTTCTAATGTCCGTGCTTCATTCTCATCCGTAATTGCAAAGCAGAATGAAACATTACAAAATAGAGCTGCAAACTCCAGAG ACTCTTCAAAAACTGAAGTTCGAGACCTTGACGGGCTTGGTTTTATGGAGGATCCTTCTGGTTCATTGGGTAATTTACTACCGTCCCCATTGAAAGATGTCAAGTGTGTGGAGAGCATAGTGTTTTCATCCTTCAATCCTCCTCCAAGCTATAGAAG GCTTGTTGGAGACTTGATTTATTTGGATGTGGTAACATTGGAGGGTAATGCATTTTGTATAACGGGAACTACAAGGGTGTTTTATGTCAACTCAAGCACAGCAAACAATTTTGACTGGAAGCCAAGTAAAGCTACATGGGAAGCAACAACTCTTATTGCTCTCTTACAAAAGATTAGCCCCAAGTTCAAGAAAG CTTTCCGTGAAATTTTGGATCGAAGACGGGCATATCATCCCTTTGAAAATTTGCAGTCCTTGCTGCCACCTAATTCGTGGCTTGGGTTATACCCAGTTCCCG ATCACACTCGTGATCCGGCCAGGGCTGAGAATTCATTGACCCTTTTATATGGAAGTGAACCAATGGGCATGCAAAGGGATTGGAACGAGGAGCTGCAATCTTGTCGAGAATTTCCTCATACAACTCTTCAGGAGAG GATGATAAGGGATAGAGCACGTTACAAGGTGACGTCAGACTTTGTTGATGCAGCAACTAATGGTGCTATTGGAGTGATCAACGGATGCATTCCTCCAATAAACCCAAGTGACCCGGAATGCTTTCACAT GTATGTACACaacaatatattttttagttttgctGTTGATGCCGACCTTGAGCAGCTCTCAAAGAAATCCACAGACTCCAATTCAAATATACAGAGCACAGAAATTCGGCAAGATTCTGAAAATGTTTCAGACTCTCAGGTTCCCAATGGGGGAAAAAGCAACGGTTCAAGTTCCGAAGATCTTAATAATGGGGTGGAAGCTGCTCAAGAGATCTCTCCTGAGGCACAGTTGGCTGAGAGTGAGCAGGCTACTTATGCTTCAGCAAATAATGATTTGAAAGGCACAATAGCTTACCAGGAAGCTGACGTGGATGGACTCTACAATCTTGCTATGGCTATAATTGACTACAGGGGTCACAGAGTGGTTGCTCAG AGTGTATTACCAGGCATTCTTCAAGGCGACAAGTCGGAGTCTCTTAAGTATGGCTCCATTGACAATGGAAAGAAAATTTGCTGGAATGAAGATTTTCATTCCAAG gTATCGGAGGCTGCCAAATGCCTTCATTTAAAAGAACACTCAGTCCTTGATGGATCTGGAAATGCTTTCAAATTAGCTGCACCAGTTGAATGCAAGGGAATTGTTGGCGGTGATGACAG GCACTATATCTTAGATTTGTTGCGGGTAACTCCTCGAGATGCAAACTACACTGGACCTGGTTCCCGATTTTGTATATTGAGATCAGAATTAATTGCTGCCTTTTGCCAG GCCCAAGCATCAGAGAAATCAAAATCCAAGGAGACTAATTCTGAAGGTGCAGATAACTTGGCCACTAATTTTCAAAATGAAGCTGATGCTGACAATAAG GAGTTAACAAATGAGAAGGCAACTGAGAATGCCGAAGAAGTTTCATCTGCGTCTGCTGGGGACTATGATAATTGTGATGAAATAGTTTTTAACCCTAATGTTTTCACTGAATTCAAACTAGCTGGGAGCCCAGAG GAAATTGCTGCTGATGAAGACAATGTGAGGAAAGTTGGTCAATATCTTACTGATGTGGTGATTCCAAAATTTATAAAAGTTCTTTGGCAGCTTGAAGTTACACCTATGGATGGCCAGTCATTAACAGAAACACTTCATGCTCGTGGAATTAATGTTCGGTATATTGGCAAA GTGGCTGATGGGACTAAACATCTTCCTCATATGTGGGATCTTTGCACTAACGAGATTGTTGTCAGATCATCCAAACATATTATCAAG GATGTGTTGAGAGACACAGAGGATCATGATCTTGCTCCTGCATTATCTCATTTGTTGAACTGCATATTTGGAAGTTGTCAAGCTCCTGCTGGGAAACCAGATTCAAATGGCATACAATCCAGAACTCCAAAAAAG GAGCAACAATCAGCAGGAAAAAATTCTAGAGGACGAGCACGATGGAAAAGCAAGGGGGGTTCAAGGAAGAGTCAACCTTTGTACACGAAAATAAGCTCTGAATCTCTATGGTCTGACATCCAAGAATTTGCAATGACCAAATACAAG TTTGAGTTACCCGAGGATTCAAGGTCACGTGTGAAGAAAATTTGTGTTATACGTAATCTTTGTCGGAAG GTTGGTATAACTGTTGCATCTCGTAAATATGATCTTAATTCTACAGCACCCTTCCAACCATCAGATATCTTGGATCTCTGTCCAGTTGTCAGGCATTCAGTTCCAGTTTGTTCAGATGCCAAGAAACTTATGGATGCAGCAAAAAGTCATATGTCAGCT GGATTACTCAATGAAGCTTACAATCTATTTAATGAGGCATTCCAAATTCTTCAACAG GTTACAGGTCCAATGCATCGTGAGGTTGCTACGTGCTGTCG GTATCTTGCAATGATTACGTATCATGCTGCAGAGATAGATGTGGCTGTTGCACAACAGCAAAGAGAGTTGATTATCAATGAGACTTGTCTTGGTCTAGATCATCCTGACACAGCTCAcag TTATGCTAATATGGCACTCTTCTATCATGGATGGGAAAAAACTGAATTTGCCCTTCCCTACATGACTCGTGCTTTGCTCCTGTTAAGTTTATCATCAGGCTCTGATCATCCTGATGTTGCCGCAACTTTCGTAAACGTAGCAATGATGTATCAGGAATTGAAAAAGATGAACATATCTCTTCGTTATCTACAAGAAGCTTTAAAGAAGAATGAACGGCTTCTTGGCGAGAAACATATTCAAACTGCTGTTTGTTATCATGCTCTTGCTATTATATTCAACTCTATGGGTGCATTCAAGCTCTCTCTGCAG CATGAGAAGAAAACATTTGAGATACTTGTCAAACAACTTGGCGAAGATGATCCGAAAACACAGGAGTCTCTAAACTGGATAAATACATTTAAGATTCGTGAGTTACAG GCACGTCCTGAGTTTGTACAAGCATTCCAAGCAGTTACAGATGGGGGATCTGGAAGTTCAGGTGCACCCACAAACAAATCTGTCAATGCCGCAATGATTGCTGAGACCCTCCCCAGGGGAAGGGGAGTCGATCAAAGGGCTGCACGTGCAGCTGCCATAGCTCGGAAGAAGGCAGCAGCCAGGGGCCTGGTGGTGCGCCCTCAAGTACAAGTACAATCACATCCTCCTACGCTCACACCGCTTTTCAACATCATAAATTCTGGCGTGGCTCCGGATGTTTTGGGCAATGGGGATGTCAATGGAGTAAAGAAGAATGGCGTTCGTTCAAGTGATCCAGCAGATGCTACAAAAGACCAATCAGTGccgcaagaacaagaacaagctccGGCTGGACTCGGGAAAGGGTTGGCATCGTTGGATGCAAAGAAACAGaaatcaaaaccaaaaccaaaggtTGAGGCTTGA